One stretch of Hypomesus transpacificus isolate Combined female unplaced genomic scaffold, fHypTra1 scaffold_170, whole genome shotgun sequence DNA includes these proteins:
- the LOC124489050 gene encoding titin-like isoform X3 codes for MGLTSPCVLLLLSALLISGNTQAATGDTDQEMEAAVNGSSGETTTAPPTATVNILSPPDPLYPGDTVTLQCDISQYEDWNYYFWYMNDQKYEDCTSKTCSIKLVHNNYQYSCAGRRSGRPQDSQRSAPSFITVTAVPKATLTVTPNPVYHGETVSLKCSVESGPAWSYRWYKDGTEIRVEQSGRHWISGDSLTISKVESSDQDQYWCTGEIQSRSISTLQSDSISITVKALPTATVNILSPPDPLYPGDTVTLQCDISQYEDWNDYFWYMNDQKYEDCTSKTCSIKLVHNNYQYSCAGRRSGRPQSSQRSAPSSITVTAVPKATLTVTPNPVYHGETVSLKCSVESGPAWSYRWYKDRPEIRVEQSGRHWISGDSLTISKVESSDQDQYWCTGEIPSRSISTLQSDSISITVKALPTATVNILSPPAPHYSGEVVSLQCDILENEDWSSYIWFINGQKYNGRTSKTCSFTLGHATVRYSCSGRRSGQSQTSQQSPDISITITALPTATVNILSPPAPLYPGDTVTLQCDISQYEDWNYYFWYMNGQYYKDFTSKTCSIKLDHNNVQYSCEGRRMRSGRPQDSQRSATSSIPVTALPKATLTVTNPVYHGETVSLKCSVESGPAWSYRWYKGRPEIRVEQSGRHWISGDSLTISKVESYDQGSYRCRGELRSLFSTDSDSTYLYVYALPTATVNILSPPAPHYPGDTVTLQCDISQYEDWNYYFWMINNNDYKDCTKKTCSIKLDQYGVQHSCRGRGSGRPQDSQFSAPSSIPVTALPKATLTVTPNPVYHGETVSLKCSVESGLAWSYRWYKDRTDIRVKQSGRHRISGDSLTISKVESSDQAHYWCTGVIPSRSISTVQSDSISMTVKDYVPTATLQSDKTDIYTGARVTLTCTVEGSSWWWFYWYRHTTDSDHVASSYWSPYSFTPASVSEGGQFWCRGERGYTDFYTQYSSPVHINVTARPYASVTLRPNWIQIFRGESVTLRCDIQGTEDTDWEYEWWRPGDSTPGWTEQEYKIISAEESYSGDYKCRGQRGKDHSVMSSAVKLTVKNRPQPVLRVSPSWLNPGDSVTLSCEVGDSSTGWSFSFYRAAPSLPDQPYSVELLSDREQTTGNSSTLQLAAPSHTAGYMCRAGRGETVYYSDYSNPQFHWSGDLHSSVSLSVSTNRSQQLVSESVSLSCELKGNSTGWTLRRYSGSELYTVCSSVSPSTCTIEPLNVEHSGVFWCESGSGEDSNAVNITVHVGSVILESPVHPVTEGDSVTLRCRHKTPPSSPEVDFYKDGNLIRKETTGEMTIPAVSQSDKGLYKCTYSDREESSQSWLLVRVPSSSVGLMVGLVVTGVLLFLLILMLLGWRKFKGAQSSGASISSQAQSTKRVLDGVQITNQNQAPGGNALLHHGQGVEAGPSHLTYAQIELKKMKKPKRKTGKQAESEEDTIYSNVATGPSSGDAKADDVTYAQVDLKGKKAKKKSDMLTTREPDAVCSAVKTG; via the exons ATGGGGCTCACCTCACcttgtgtgctgctct TGCTGAGTGCTCTCCTCATCTCTGGAAACACTCAAG cagCCACAGGTGACACGGAtcaagagatggaggctgctgtgaatgggtccagtggagagactacGACAG CTCCGCCCACAGCAACAGTgaacatcctctctcctcctgatccTCTCTATCctggagacacagtcactctgcAGTGTGACATATCACAGTATGAAGACTGGAACTACTACTTCTGGTACATGAATGATCAGAAGTATGAAGATTGTACCAGTAAAACCTGCTCCATCAAACTGGTTCACAACAATTATCAGTACAGCTGtgcggggaggaggagtggtcgACCACAGGATTCACAGCGTAGTGCTCCCTCATTTATAACTGTTACAG CCGTCCCTAAAGCTACTCTGACTGTGACTCCAAACCCTGTCTACCACGGAGAGACAGTCTCTCTGAAGTGTTCAGTGGAGTCTGGTCCTGCCTGGAGCTACAGGTGGTACAAAGACGGAACAGAGATCAGAGTGGAGCAGTCTGGTAGACACTGGATATCTGGAGACTCCCTCACCATCAGTAAAGTAGAATCATCTGATCAGGATCAATACTGGTGTACAGGAGAGATACAGTCCAGATCCATATCAACATTACAGAGTGATTCCATCAGTATCACAGTGAAAG CTCTGCCCACAGCAACAGTgaacatcctctctcctcctgatccTCTCTATCctggagacacagtcactctgcAGTGTGACATATCACAGTATGAAGACTGGAATGACTACTTCTGGTACATGAATGATCAGAAGTATGAAGATTGTACCAGTAAAACCTGCTCCATCAAACTGGTTCACAACAATTATCAGTACAGCTGtgcggggaggaggagtggtcgACCCCAGTCTTCACAGCGTAGTGCTCCCTCATCTATAACTGTTACAG CCGTCCCTAAAGCTACTCTGACTGTGACTCCAAACCCTGTCTACCACGGAGAGACAGTCTCTCTGAAGTGTTCAGTGGAGTCTGGTCCTGCCTGGAGCTACAGGTGGTACAAAGACAGACCAGAGATCAGAGTGGAGCAGTCTGGTAGACACTGGATATCTGGAGACTCCCTCACCATCAGTAAAGTAGAATCATCTGATCAGGATCAATACTGGTGTACAGGAGAGATACCGTCCAGATCCATATCAACATTACAGAGTGATTCCATCAGTATCACAGTGAAAG CTCTGCCCACAGCAACAGTgaacatcctctctcctcctgctcctcactaTTCTGGAGAAGTAGTCAGTCTGCAGTGTGACATATTAGAGAATGAAGACTGGAGCTCCTACATCTGGTTCATAAATGGCCAGAAATATAATGGTCGTACCAGTAAAACCTGCTCCTTCACCCTGGGTCATGCCACAGTGAGGTACAGCTGTagtgggaggaggagtggtCAATCCCAGACTTCACAGCAGAGTCCTGACATATCTATAACAATTACAG CTCTGCCCACAGCAACAGTgaacatcctctctcctcctgctcctctctatcctggagacacagtcactctgcAGTGTGACATATCACAGTATGAAGACTGGAACTACTACTTCTGGTACATGAATGGCCAGTACTATAAAGATTTCACCAGTAAAACCTGCTCCATCAAACTGGATCACAACAATGTTCAATACAGCTgtgaagggaggaggatgaggagtggtCGACCCCAGGATTCACAGCGTAGTGCTACCTCATCTATACCTGTTACAG CCCTCCCTAAAGCTACTCTGACTGTGACAAACCCTGTCTACCACGGAGAGACAGTCTCTCTGAAGTGTTCAGTGGAGTCTGGTCCTGCCTGGAGCTACAGGTGGTACAAAGGCAGACCAGAGATCAGAGTGGAGCAGTCTGGTAGACACTGGATATCTGGAGACTCCCTCACCATCAGTAAAGTAGAATCATATGATCAGGGTTCATACAGGTGTAGAGGAGAGTTAAGATCCCTATTTTCAACGGACAGTGATTCAACATATCTTTATGTTTATG CTCTGCCCACAGCAACAGTgaacatcctctctcctcctgctcctcactatcctggagacacagtcactctgcAGTGCGACATATCACAGTATGAAGACTGGAACTACTACTTCTGGATGATAAATAATAACGATTATAAAGATTGTACCAAGAAAACCTGCTCCATCAAACTGGATCAATACGGTGTTCAGCACAGctgtagggggagggggagtggtcGACCCCAGGATTCACAGTTTAGTGCTCCCTCATCTATACCTGTTACAG CCCTCCCTAAAGCTACTCTGACTGTGACTCCAAACCCTGTCTACCATGGAGAGACAGTCTCTCTGAAGTGTTCAGTGgagtctggtctggcctggagCTACAGGTGGTACAAAGACAGAACAGATATCAGAGTGAAGCAGTCTGGTAGACACAGGATATCTGGAGACTCCCTCACTATCAGTAAAGTAGAATCATCTGATCAGGCTCACTACTGGTGTACAGGAGTGATACCGTCCAGATCCATATCCACAGTACAGAGTGATTCCATCAGTATGACAGTGAAAG ATTATGTGCCAACAGCCACGCTTCAGTCTGACAAGACAGACATCTATACAGGTGCCAGAGTGACTCTGACCTGCACTGTGGAAGGTTCCTCTTGGTGGTGGTTTTACTGGTACAGACACACCACAGACTCTGACCATGTGGCCTCTTCTTATTGGTCACCCTACTCTTTCACCCCTGCAAGTGTGTCAGAGGGGGGTCAGTTCTGgtgcagaggggagaggggatacACAGACTTTTACACCCAGTACAGCAGCCCAGTCCATATTAATGTTACTG CGAGGCCCTATGCTTCTGTGACTCTGAGGCCCAACTGGATTCAGATATTCAGAGGGGAGAGTGTCACCCTCAGGTGTGACATACAGGGGACAGAGGACACAGACTGGGAGTATGAATGGTGGAGACCTGGAGACTCTACCCCAGGATGGACAGAACAGGAATACAAGATAATCAGTGCTGAGGAGTCTTACAGTGGTGACTACAAGTGTAGAGGTCAACGTGGAAAAGACCATTCAGTGATGAGTTCTGCTGTCAAACTGACAGTTAAAA ATCGTCCCCAGCCAGTCCTGAGAGTGTCTCCCTCGTGGCTGAATCCTGGAGACTCAGTGACTCTGAGCTGTGAGGTTGGAGACTCATCTACAGGCTGGAGCTTTTCCTTCTAcagagctgctccctctctaCCAGACCAGCCCTACTCTGTAGAGCTCCTCTCTGACCGTGAGCAGACTACAGGGAACTCCTCCACTCTGCAGCTAGCTGCTCCCTCTCACACAGCAGGATATATGTGTagagctgggagaggagagacagtctACTACTCTGACTACAGTAATCCACAGTTTCACTGGTCTGGAG ATCTGCATTCCTCAGTGTCTCTCAGTGTAAGCACCAACAGATCTCAGCAGCTTGTGTctgagtctgtctctctgagctGTGAGCTGAAGGGGAACTCTACTGGATGGACACTGAGGAGGTACTCAGGCAGTGAgctgtatactgtgtgttcaTCTGTCAGTCCATCCACCTGCACCATTGAGCCCTTAAACGTAGAGCACAGTGGAGTGTTCTGGTGTGAGTCTGGCTCAGGAGAGGACAGTAATGCTGTCAACATCACAGTACATG TTGGCTCTGTGATCCTGGAGagtcctgtccaccctgtcacTGAGGGAGACTCTGTGACTCTGCGCTGCAGACACAAGACTCCTCCATCAAGCCCCGAGGTAGACTTCTACAAAGATGGTAACCTGATCAGGAAGGAGACCACAGGAGAGATGACCATCCCTGCAGTATCCCAGTCAGACAAAGGCCTCTACAAGTGTACATACTCTGACAGGGAAGAATCCTCACAGAGCTGGCTGCTGGTGAGAG TTCCCTCCTCTTCTGTAGGATTGATGGTGGGACTGGTTGTTACTGGTGTTTTACTGTTTCTCCTCATACTGATGTTACTAGGCTGGCGAAAGTTCAAAG GTGCTCAGTCTAGTGGGGCATCTAT ATCCTCCCAGGCACAAAGTACCAAACGTGTCTTAGATGGGGTCCAGATAACCAATCAGAACCAAGCTCCTGGTGGAAACGCCCTTCTGCACCATGGGCAAG GTGTGGAGGCCGGACCAAGTCACCTGACCTACGCCCAGATTGAGCTCAAAAAGATGAAAAAACCCAAGAGAAAGACAG GAAAGCAAGCAGAATCAGAGGAAGACACCATTTATTCCAATGTGGCCACAGGACCTTCCTCTG GTGACGCTAAAGCAGATGACGTGACCTATGCCCAGGTTGACTTaaagggcaagaaagccaaaAAGAAATCAG ACATGTTGACCACCAGGGAGCCGGATGCTGTCTGCTCTGCAGTGAAGACAGGGTGA